The Thermotoga sp. DNA segment CTTGAAAGTGTTGAAAGAATCGGGTCAGAGGTCCTTCACAATAGCCCCGGAGGCCGGCTCTCAGAGAATCAGAGATATATTGAAGAAAGACATAACAGACGAGCAGATCGAGATTGCCCTGAAAATGGCAAGAAATATCGGTTTTGATAGAATAAAGATGTACTTCATATACGGTCTGGAGGAAGAAATAGAGGAGGACCTCAAGGCTTTCAGAAAGATAGGAGACCTTGCTCTTCAGATGGGATACAGGGAGATCCACATGAGTTTCAATCCCCTCATTCCAAAACCAGGAACGGATTTTGAGAAGAGAAAGATGGAACCTGTTGGTGTTTTGAGAAAAAAAGAGAAGTTTCTGAAAGAGTTTCTCAGGGGTTTCAGAGTTGATTTTGAGAGCATCAGAGAATCCGTGATACAGTACACGATAGCCCATGCTTCCAGGGAGGAAGCGGCCGAGTGGGTGAAATTGTTCGAGGAGAAGAAGAGTTTCAAGAAGATAATATTCAACGAGGGGAGGAAGAAATTGTGTTGAAGGAGAAGCTCGTGAACAGAACAGCCGTGGTGGGGGTCATCGGCCTTGGATACGTGGGACTTCCCCTGGCTGTAGAAAAGGCGAAAGCGGGATACAGAGTGATCGGATTTGATATCCAGAAGAAGAGAGTTGACATGGTGAACGCGGGAATAAACTACATAGGGGACGTGGTGGACGAGGAGCTCAAGGATCTCGTTGAAAAGGGTATGATAAGGGCCACCACAGATTTTTCTGAACTGAAAAACTGTGATGTTGC contains these protein-coding regions:
- a CDS encoding radical SAM protein, encoding LKVLKESGQRSFTIAPEAGSQRIRDILKKDITDEQIEIALKMARNIGFDRIKMYFIYGLEEEIEEDLKAFRKIGDLALQMGYREIHMSFNPLIPKPGTDFEKRKMEPVGVLRKKEKFLKEFLRGFRVDFESIRESVIQYTIAHASREEAAEWVKLFEEKKSFKKIIFNEGRKKLC